actagtttttaaaaattaaattttcaaaccagatattttaacaaaaaatccacttttaaaacccgtttttagaaatttaattttcaaaccataatttttttaaaagtaaaattaatactaaagtCATTTTAAAGTGTATAGGTTCATTACAACTAGAATTTGGTTCTTTATAAATCTATTGACAATAGCTAATTTATATAACATTTAATCATTCTCAAGACATCAAAAGAATACCACTAAAAAATCTCTCTAAAACAACAACCAAAAAGTATCAAAAGATGCCAAGTTGCCAACAAAATCATCAAACAACCACAACCTTTGAGGAAAATATATCTGCAAATAACAAATATACCTTTGTCATTTTAAAACAAATCTTTGAATGAAAGTATTAAACCAAATGAGAATATTAAGCATACCTTGTCATCATCAAGATTATCAATTGATGCCGCCATAGAACAAGCACCATCATTAGAGGAAAATATATCTGCCAagggaatcaaattaattatcaAGTCTATATTCAACAACTTTTAATTGGTAACTAATACCTAAATTCTAAAATAGAaagataacaaaaacaaaaataaaataaaatgagaagaaaTATGAAACAATTTTTATACCTTGATCAACTTGTTGAAGAACTTCACCATCATCATCTAAAGCAGAGAAAAGATCTTCCTTAAGCCAATCTCCTGTGCAGACTAAGGCTTCTACCATTCTAGGTGTTAAGGAACTGCGGTATGGATCGAGGACTCTTCCTCCAGTACTAAATGCAGACTCTGAAGCTACCGTAGAAACAGGTATAGCCAATACCTCACGAGCCATATTTCCAAGAATTGGAAATCGGGTTGGGTTGACCTTCCACCAGTTTAGTATATCGAACTTATGGGAGTATGGCTCACATTCTTCTTGTAAATATCTATCAAGTTCAGATCTTGTATTTGTTCTGCGACCGGTTGCTTGCAGAAAAAAGCCCATGCCATGAAGATCGGTATTAATGTTGTTGGCTTGAACATCTTGCGTATCAGCTTCACTTGCTTCCTCAGAACTTTGGTATTGCTGATAAAGTAACTTTATGCACTTGGACAACTTTGACTTCAATTCGCCTCTTTTTTCTTCTCCAAAGAAGTAATCTAAGAAATAATTGACATACTCAATCTTTTGCATTGGATTAAGTACGATAGCAATCAATAACAACATATTCACCGAATCAGGATTGCCCCAATACTTTTTATACTTAACCCTCATCCTTTCTGCCATTGACATAGTACTAAAATCAACAGAATCACAAGAATGATGAATAAATCGTCCAATTGCAAATACTTCCTTCATATACATATCACTGGTAACATATAAGGTACCAGAAACACGTATAGTGGCATCACTGAACACTCGCAAAAATGGTACAATGGACTCAGCATACTCCCAGTCTGAATCAGAAGGAACACCTCTCCCTTTTCCTCCATTCATCTCTCCTATATTGGTATTATCTTTCAAAGCAAGCAACTCAAATGCTTTGCGATGCTTCAAAGCTACCTCTAACATTTGATAGGTAGAGTTCCACCTAGTCTCAACATCCATGCAAGGCAAGCCTTTATATTGGATTTTTTCTAGTTCAACACACTTTTGAAACCTACTAGCTCTAGATGGAGAAGATCTAACATACTTTACTGTACTACGAATCCTCAAGACCGATTCATCAATCTCTTTCAACCCCTCTTTTACAATTAAGTTTATAATATGTGCACAACACCTCATATGAATAAATTCACCATTCAAAATAATGCTATTCCAAGAATTCAATCGCTGCTTCAGATATTTAATTGCAACATCATTAGACGAGGCATTATCAACTGTCACACTAAAGACCTGATTCAAATTCCAATTATTTAAACAAGATTCAATTGTTGCTCCTATAACCTCTCCTGAATGACTTGTTACTTGACAaaaattaagtatttttttatgtaatttccAATCCAAATCAACAAAGTGTGCTGTCAAACTCATATAagtaaaattttgaattgaagtcCAAGTGTCAGTGGTTAGACATACTCTACCACAATTTGCCAAAAGAAAATCTTGCAACTTCATCTTCTCTTCAGCATAAAGAGCTCCAATGTCACGTGCTAATGTAGTCTGTGAAGGAACTTTGAATCTTGCTTGTAGGGCATGCACAAATTTTTGGAATTTCGGGCTTTCAACGAAGCGAAATGGTAGCTCTTCCCCAATAAACATTTCCACAAGTGCCCTTCGAGCCTCCTCTTGGTCAAATTTGGAAGCACTGGGTGAATTTAAAATACCACGCTCATCTATAGTCGGTGTGGtcgttgtttttcttcttttgtttgaaTCATTATTAGGATTTTGCTTGCATCTTCTCAAATGACCACCCATTGAGCTGGTTCCATTCCGATATTGTATTAAGCTACCACAATATTTGCATTTAGCCTTCTTCTCAGTAGCATTCTCCATATCAAAATGATCCCAGACAGCTGATCGATTCTTACGAACACCTGACGGTGGAGAAGATGGTTGAGTGTTAGCAGACATCCCTGCTGCTTCAATATTACTGTTTTTAATCATCTTGCTCTGTATATAAAGCAAGGTGTACATAACTCAAAATTTGGTGCCAAACATGTTAAAATTAACACAAACTAATCCAAAGAAACAGCAGCCAATAAAACTTCAGCATGATTCATAAACTAATGCATGTTCATATATCTCGTAAGCCAATTAAACATAGGTTCAGAACTTCCCTAAACAacaataacatgaaataaaactaagattcatataaaaaccaataaataataaaaccaacCATCCGTTTTTACTATTTTAGGAAGTTCATCCAAATGTGAATCAAGAATTATACATTCTACCAAGTGTTGAAAGCTTTTAAGATTGTTCTTAAGCTTTTTCTGTTCTGAGTATGCATTGAACAATTATCAGACAACATGGTCCAACCATttaacactttttttaagctgAAACTTTATCTAAATGTTTCCAACATGGTTCTAAGTTGAAAATTGTTTCTTAAATAACATTATTCTACCTTATTAttatacttttcttttttatttctcttttatctCTGTATAAAAGTGGACCTAACTCTATTCCCCTGTCTTTTTGCTTTCTAAACTGTGATTAACAATTTTAATATGACTTACTAATTTTCTTAGTTTCTAACTATCCTAAAAAATTTAGAAGTTATTATCGAAGAAAAGCCACAATTTCTCCGTTCCCCAAAGTCAAACTCGGGATCTTTCCATGAAATTTTTCTTATTACCTCTGTTGTATCACCCTAATAGAGTTGCATCAGATCACAACAGAGTGATCAACTATCAAATTTCGCAAATATAACTAAAATAATTTCTTGCAGCAATATGCATTGTGACCACACAGTACTTAAGatcatatttattttattgattCTCAACTATCCTTAAGCTTAATCTCAGCCCCAAGTGTTTGATTAGCATTCAATCATCACAATATAAAATCACATATTCAGAAGATCAATTAAACATTCGCCATaacataatcaagcacaaatccAGCAACACAAACTCAACTAATACAGCTTCATTATTTCAGTTTATATATCATATAATTGAGCTTCTAACTACCCTAACCCTTATTCTTAGTAGCTGATTTCTCTTAGTATAATTCTCTTGGTCTTAAATCACAAAGAACCTGGAAATCCATTGTTAACCATTACTGAAAATTTTGCAATTTGCATCCATATATTTCTGTTTAGCTTTGGCAGGGAATAAAATACTGCTAAAAATCAACTATCAACTATAAACTATTCCCTAATAAAATCATACTTGCATCCCTTCCCCAGTAAACAAACAATGAACTTTGATGTGTTGTATCCTCAGCAATAAACCATTAGCAAAGTGAAATATCCTATGCTTTAACAGTATGCTAGAACTAGAAACCTGGTGCAATGTCTCAACAACAGAGTAGCATGATGAATGAACAGGAACAAAATTCAAagctaattaaaaaaatttaaacacaagGCAAGGCAAATACCTGGTGCTTGGTGAGCCTCTGCGAATGGCTCTGGTATTCTTACTTCTTAGGGTGGAGATCAAGAGCTTGACGTGTACCTCTTCTTCTTATAAACTTTCCTCAAGATAGCCTTCTACTTCTGAGAAATCACCGTCAACACTTGACCAAAGGACAACCACACAACCTTGCTACAAAAAAAAACTCCAAAATAAAAATGGCATTAACACAAACACTTGATATGCATAACAGCATAAGCAATCAAATCTTGTTCAGTTTTTCAAATTGATGGAATGGAACAGAACAGAAAAGAACATGGAAGCACATTTGGCAATTTCAACTATATAATCACAAATATAGTAAATTCCTATCTACCACTCAATTCCTTTTCTCAGATGATAGATTCACTCTGTGGTTCTTCTCTGTTGCTTCACAACATTTCAATCTATCAAATTAATTACTTAATGGTAAACCTATCTAACCTTGAGGGTACCCAGAGAACGGAGAAGAACAGAGCTGGGTCACGGCGAGAAAAGGCGGACGGCGCCTTGAGGGTACCCAGAGAACGGAGAAGAACAGAGCTGGGTCATGGCGAGAAAAGGCGGACAGCGGAACCGCGGATGGCGGAACAGAGCAGTGGCGCGACGCGCTTGTGGTGGTGGTGGCAGCTACGAAACTGCAGTGCCAGTTGCCTGCTCCGGTGCGGCGGTGCCGGCTGGCGGCTGCGGGCGAAGGAGAAAAGGATTCGTGAATCGTGACGGTGCTCTGGATCTGGATTTTTTGAGAATCAAAAGTTAAGAATTAGGGTTTTGTGAGATTTGGATTTTAATCTGGATTTGGATCCGGATCCGGATTAAAACCGTTTAAATGGATTGGACTTAAAaccaaattataaaataaatttggtttggtttggatttttttttgtttaaaactgattttttttaaaggtttggtttggatttggtttaaaatccaaattttggatttttttgccCACTCCTAGCAGACGTGGCCTATTAATAGTGAAGTCTAGCATGTTTCCATCCTTACCTTCAACTACCAAAAACATGAAAACTTTTATTGGCGTTTTTGTCGGATATACTATGAAAAAATTGCACTGCAatataaaaaatagaatttttttagttttcacCGTTGGACTTAAGAATATGTCGATATAGTTAACTTTAACGGCAATAGTATTATTGTCACAATTTCTCTTCTTAAAGTCATTTTTAGTGGCAAATATATATTTGCCAATAATACTATAGAATATAATGGCCATTTCAGTTATTGCCACTAAAAAAaggctaaaattttaaaaataacaaaaaaaaactcCTAAACCATGAAATGCAGAAACATCACTCTCTCATTGCCTCGCCACCTCCTCACACAAAACTACTCTCTCTGTGCCTTATTCTCTCTGAGAAGTGAGAACCACACACCAatattctttttcttctcatcgATCTCATTCTCACTCTAACATCTCCATCATTCCTTGTTCTTCATCGctcaaattcttcttcttctcctcctcctcctcctcctcctcctcctcgatCTCGCTCTCGCTCTCACATCTTCCTCATTCCATGTTCTTCATTGCTCAAATCTCTTCCCAAATTTCATCTCAATCTTAATCGCGCTCTGAATCCTTTTCTCAAACAAGCTTCTGCTAATTTTGATTAAAATCTCTATCGCACTCTAGTAATCAGGTATGAGTTCCTTAATTCTCTCTCAATTTTGATTCTTGTGCTCCTAATTTATGTTCTATTGCCTATCCTTTTTCCATATCTCTTatcagtttttagttttatttgagtTAATTTTTCTTCTACATTGGATTATGCTTTTCTTAGTTCTGATCCCTATCGCACATGCACTTACTGTAGGTTGAACTCGTAATTACGTGATTTAGAATCAAAATTTTGGGggatttttatcctattttacacTTGATTTATGTAGGTTATTGAAGAGATTCATCTAAGAGGTATGAATATGGTAGCTCCCTGTTTCACATATGAATATGGTAGCTTGCAAATTGGGGTCTTGGCTACCATACCATCTTGTTGGGCCACTCTGAAAAACTCTAAATCACTGAAGAGACTTCAGGAAGGAACTAAGTGAgagaagataagatgagaagacaccacatccaactcaaaaccatAAGGTAGTAAGTTAATAGGTCTCTTGTAAGACCTCGGATTTTTggaacttaaataataaattatttatgatttatcttatttattcaaaaatatatttttagagatttttgTATATAAATTAGAAAAGTTCTTATTTATAGTTTAGagctttagtaattgaaaaagaatggaaatttttatgttatttaatttgaatattcAGACTTCAAACCTTATTTTATGAATAAAAGaagaattaatttgattatctctaatttCTATTGAATTagtatttaattgaaaataatttacatGTTGATGATAAAATGGTATTTCGAagatatatttttgtatttaatttagttttaaattattactctattcttttatttttaataaaattactaCACTGCCCTTATCcctttttaatgcaaagaaaccctaatcctaattccaTTATACAAAACACACTCCCTTATCCTTTCACCAAAAACAGCCACCCCCCAATACCcaaccaaaagaaaagaaaaaggaagaaatagAAACGAATAAAAAAGGGAAGGAGAAGAAGGAATGAGAGGGGGAAGAAGGAGAGACAACACCGGGAAGAGGGAGTTCGCAGAGAGAGGGAGATGCGCGACGTTGAGGAGAGAGAGGGGGCTTGAAGGCCGCTACTACCCAGCCCACGTCTAGCTCGCCGCTATCGATCTGTAGCTCGTCGGGGTCACCAGTCTCGTCGCCGTTGAGCCATCGAGAGAGAGATGCAGACAAAAGAGGAAGTCGCGTATGGAGGGGGAGCTTGCTACCATCACCGTCTACGGTTATCTCCATTTCTGCCGCAGCTGCCACCGATGCTGCCGCTCTAAGCTTTTCCTCCTGCTGTTTGGTTCTGGTTCGGTGAAAATCCCTTGCGCCAGCTCTATTCTAAGTGGTGTCGTGTTCACGCTGGTTCTGTTCTTGCTGGTGAGGCTTTCAGAGCTGCAACTGTGCTGCTCTTGGTTCCTTGTTGTACAGTAAGTTGCTTTCACTTTGAAAACCCTTTTAGTCACTATTCTATTATCTTATGTTGAGGTTTTTGCGGCGTTATTGTTATAGGGTTGAGTTTTGGTTATTACATGTTGCTGTTAGAGTTGTTGTGGTTACTACGAAAGTGGTTTGGAATTGTAGTTACGGCTACCGCAGTTACGGGCCAAGAGGAAAAGGTGTTTTTGCGCATTTTATAGCTTTCAGATTTTGACTATTCAAGGTAGAGGAGTTTTCTTAAACTCATTTTACTTTCAAGAATTGTTACAAGTCGATattaatatgaaaaatatatttttatgatttcatgAGTCTTATGGATTGAACTGAACTATTTTGGATGGATATGAATATTTATTTGATTGATTTATTGAACTGTTGAGAAGGTTGGTTATTCTAATTTGTTGATTTAGTTTGTTGAGTTAGTTATTGTTTGACTGATTTCTTGAAATTGGTTTCTGAATTATGATGGAATGATTTGAgatattggaattggttttgtttgatttattgaaaataattttgagaattgaaaatgatttgagataTTGGAATTGGTCTgattttggaaatgatttgaaaagagtttgagaaatggTTTATTTGAAACCCGAAAAAAGTGGCACAGTTTGAGTTTTAGGGAAGGTTCTACCGAAATTTCTATGAGAATTTTGGAAGTTTTATCTTGGTTAATTTGGTTGAAGAa
The DNA window shown above is from Arachis ipaensis cultivar K30076 chromosome B08, Araip1.1, whole genome shotgun sequence and carries:
- the LOC110266036 gene encoding zinc finger BED domain-containing protein RICESLEEPER 2-like, translated to MENATEKKAKCKYCGSLIQYRNGTSSMGGHLRRCKQNPNNDSNKRRKTTTTPTIDERGILNSPSASKFDQEEARRALVEMFIGEELPFRFVESPKFQKFVHALQARFKVPSQTTLARDIGALYAEEKMKLQDFLLANCGRVCLTTDTWTSIQNFTYMSLTAHFVDLDWKLHKKILNFCQVTSHSGEVIGATIESCLNNWNLNQVFSVTVDNASSNDVAIKYLKQRLNSWNSIILNGEFIHMRCCAHIINLIVKEGLKEIDESVLRIRSTVKYVRSSPSRASRFQKCVELEKIQYKGLPCMDVETRWNSTYQMLEVALKHRKAFELLALKDNTNIGEMNGGKGRGVPSDSDWEYAESIVPFLRVFSDATIRVSGTLYVTSDMYMKEVFAIGRFIHHSCDSVDFSTMSMAERMRVKYKKYWGNPDSVNMLLLIAIVLNPMQKIEYVNYFLDYFFGEEKRGELKSKLSKCIKLLYQQYQSSEEASEADTQDVQANNINTDLHGMGFFLQATGRRTNTRSELDRYLQEECEPYSHKFDILNWWKVNPTRFPILGNMAREVLAIPVSTVASESAFSTGGRVLDPYRSSLTPRMVEALVCTGDWLKEDLFSALDDDGEVLQQVDQDIFSSNDGACSMAASIDNLDDDKIYFPQRLWLFDDFVGNLASFDTFWLLF